A window of Rhizobium acidisoli contains these coding sequences:
- a CDS encoding ribonuclease D — MAATIRYHEGDISAADAARYTGAIAIDTETLGLVPRRDRLCVVQLSPGDGTADVIRIAPGQKEAPNLVALLEDPTHQKIFHYGRFDIAVLFHTFGVTTNPVFCTKIASRLIRTYTDRHGLKDNLKEMLDVDISKAQQSSDWAAETLSPAQLEYAASDVLYLHALRDKLTERLLRDGRFDHATACFAFLPTRAKLDLLGWEEADIFAHS; from the coding sequence CGATATTTCCGCAGCCGATGCCGCGCGCTACACCGGCGCGATTGCCATCGACACCGAAACGCTCGGCCTGGTGCCGCGCCGCGACCGGCTCTGCGTCGTCCAGCTTTCACCGGGTGATGGCACCGCCGACGTCATCCGCATCGCCCCCGGCCAGAAAGAGGCTCCCAATCTCGTCGCCCTGCTCGAAGATCCGACCCATCAGAAGATCTTTCACTACGGCCGCTTCGATATTGCCGTGCTCTTCCACACTTTCGGGGTCACGACGAACCCGGTCTTCTGCACCAAGATCGCCTCGCGCCTGATCCGCACCTATACGGATCGCCACGGCCTCAAGGACAATCTCAAGGAGATGCTCGACGTCGATATATCCAAGGCGCAGCAGTCTTCCGATTGGGCGGCCGAGACGCTGTCTCCGGCCCAGCTCGAATATGCCGCTTCCGATGTGCTTTATCTGCACGCGTTGCGCGACAAGCTGACGGAACGCCTGCTCCGCGACGGCCGCTTCGACCATGCGACGGCCTGCTTCGCATTCCTGCCGACCCGCGCCAAGCTCGACCTGCTCGGCTGGGAAGAAGCCGATATCTTCGCCCATAGCTGA